A region from the Candidatus Electrothrix scaldis genome encodes:
- a CDS encoding HigA family addiction module antitoxin encodes MSDTQLDPITPGEILREDFMEPMGLSINKLARILSVPPNRISEIVNGKRAVTADTALRLQCYFGVDAKFWLNLQTEYDLRMMKRKIWSEIERMIIPARMSASASAMG; translated from the coding sequence ATGAGTGACACACAGCTTGATCCGATCACACCGGGTGAAATCCTGCGCGAAGATTTCATGGAACCGATGGGCCTGAGCATTAATAAACTGGCCAGAATCCTTTCGGTTCCCCCCAACAGAATCAGCGAAATCGTCAACGGGAAAAGAGCCGTGACTGCGGACACCGCCTTGCGGTTGCAGTGTTACTTCGGCGTTGACGCAAAATTCTGGCTGAATTTACAGACAGAATATGATCTGCGGATGATGAAACGAAAAATTTGGTCTGAAATTGAACGGATGATTATCCCGGCCCGAATGTCGGCAAGTGCTTCTGCGATGGGCTGA
- a CDS encoding type II toxin-antitoxin system VapC family toxin has translation MSGERLLLDTNAVVALLQGDVRLVQHLRQAEWIGISVISRIEFLVFSGLTESDRQLFQQFLQRVEVVGLAADDTALTEQIIAVRQQYRLKLPDAVIAAMAIQKDAALVTADRGFSKMADDLTVINWT, from the coding sequence ATGAGTGGTGAACGCCTCCTGCTGGATACCAATGCGGTTGTCGCTCTGCTGCAAGGCGATGTCCGACTTGTTCAGCACCTGCGGCAAGCTGAATGGATCGGCATTTCAGTCATCAGCCGGATCGAATTCCTTGTCTTTTCCGGGTTGACTGAATCTGATCGCCAGCTCTTTCAACAATTCCTTCAGCGGGTGGAGGTGGTAGGGCTGGCCGCTGATGATACTGCATTGACAGAACAGATCATCGCTGTTCGGCAGCAATATCGGCTGAAGCTTCCTGATGCCGTCATCGCGGCAATGGCGATACAGAAGGACGCAGCGTTGGTCACGGCTGACCGTGGATTCAGCAAGATGGCTGATGACTTGACAGTAATCAATTGGACATGA
- a CDS encoding Txe/YoeB family addiction module toxin produces the protein MSAHSLEFDPSAFDDLAWWIEKDRKKALRIMKLVKEVQRTPFQGTGKPEPLKHELSGCWSRRIDKEHRLVYEVLEDKIRILACRYGMLHIPPKVVDTFFEYSMAKAYQCITPLELSQSGLTVS, from the coding sequence ATGTCTGCACACAGCTTGGAATTTGATCCGTCAGCGTTTGACGATCTGGCGTGGTGGATTGAAAAGGATCGGAAAAAAGCCCTGCGGATCATGAAGCTGGTCAAAGAGGTTCAGAGGACTCCTTTCCAAGGAACCGGCAAGCCGGAACCGCTGAAACATGAGCTGTCCGGTTGCTGGTCGCGCCGGATTGACAAAGAGCATCGTCTGGTTTACGAGGTGCTGGAGGATAAGATCAGAATCCTTGCCTGCCGCTACGGCATGCTTCATATACCCCCAAAAGTAGTTGACACTTTTTTTGAATACAGCATGGCGAAGGCGTACCAATGCATTACACCGCTGGAGCTTTCGCAGAGTGGGCTAACGGTTTCTTAG
- a CDS encoding HigA family addiction module antitoxin yields MIRIPTHRTPTHPGEMLLEEFLRPMEITQRDLADAIHVPYQRINQIVNGKRGITPSTALRLAKFFGVSADFWMNLQLRWDLYFAMKSEEKTLHTIQPVAGRRSGIDQRISASV; encoded by the coding sequence ATGATACGAATACCCACACACCGAACGCCGACGCATCCGGGCGAAATGCTGCTGGAGGAATTTCTGCGACCGATGGAGATAACCCAGCGTGATCTTGCTGATGCAATTCATGTCCCGTATCAACGGATCAATCAGATCGTCAATGGAAAGCGTGGCATTACTCCGAGCACAGCTTTGCGGCTGGCGAAATTCTTCGGTGTCTCCGCCGATTTCTGGATGAATCTTCAGTTGCGCTGGGACTTATATTTTGCGATGAAGTCGGAAGAAAAAACACTACATACGATTCAGCCTGTTGCGGGGAGGCGGAGCGGAATTGATCAGCGGATAAGTGCTTCTGTGTAA
- a CDS encoding phosphoribosylaminoimidazolesuccinocarboxamide synthase, producing the protein MSTAVIRTDLPELNLLHRGKVRDMYEIPGHEDKLLMIATDRISAYDVVMDDPIIDKGKVLTQISLFWFNLLADIVPNHLISADVDQYPEVCHQYRDQLEDRSMLVRRTKVMPIECIVRGYISGSFWSAYKKDTTVCGFGLPEGMLESDKFPQPLFTPSTKAEQGLHDENISVAKMEEVVGKEIADKMANISVRLYEKAAEYARSKGIIIADTKFELGMADGELILIDEVLTPDSSRFWPMDEYKPGQGQPSFDKQFLRDYLSSLDWDKQPPPPPLPAEIVEKTAARYKEAQERLTA; encoded by the coding sequence ATGAGTACTGCTGTTATCCGGACTGACCTGCCGGAACTGAACCTACTGCATCGCGGTAAGGTTCGTGATATGTATGAAATTCCCGGTCATGAAGACAAACTGCTCATGATCGCCACAGACAGAATATCTGCCTATGACGTGGTCATGGATGATCCCATTATCGATAAGGGCAAGGTCCTGACCCAGATTTCCCTATTTTGGTTCAACCTGCTGGCTGATATCGTGCCCAACCATCTGATTTCTGCTGATGTTGATCAGTACCCAGAGGTTTGTCACCAATATCGGGATCAACTGGAAGACCGTTCTATGCTGGTGCGCCGCACCAAGGTTATGCCCATTGAGTGCATCGTTCGCGGCTACATCTCCGGTTCTTTCTGGTCAGCATACAAGAAAGACACCACGGTTTGTGGTTTTGGCCTGCCTGAAGGCATGCTAGAATCCGATAAATTTCCTCAGCCGCTCTTCACCCCGTCTACCAAGGCGGAACAGGGCCTACACGATGAGAACATCTCTGTTGCGAAGATGGAGGAGGTCGTGGGTAAGGAGATTGCGGACAAGATGGCTAACATCAGCGTTCGACTCTACGAAAAAGCTGCTGAATATGCCCGGAGCAAGGGTATTATCATTGCTGATACCAAGTTCGAACTTGGCATGGCCGATGGGGAGCTGATCCTGATTGATGAGGTCCTAACCCCGGATTCTTCCCGGTTCTGGCCAATGGATGAGTACAAGCCAGGCCAGGGACAGCCAAGCTTTGACAAGCAATTCCTGCGGGATTACCTTTCCTCTTTAGATTGGGATAAGCAACCTCCGCCACCGCCTCTGCCAGCAGAGATCGTGGAGAAAACCGCTGCCCGCTATAAAGAAGCGCAGGAGCGTCTGACCGCCTAA
- a CDS encoding type II toxin-antitoxin system RelE/ParE family toxin, translating to MLYEIETTPSFDKWLKKLRDRKAVLAVTARLDRAKLGNFGDVAPVGSGISEMRIFVGQGYRLYYVIREGRIILLLCGGNKSTQERDIKKAKEMLKQSGEQL from the coding sequence ATGCTTTATGAAATAGAAACAACGCCCTCTTTTGATAAATGGCTGAAAAAGCTCCGTGACCGCAAGGCGGTTCTTGCAGTCACCGCTCGTCTTGACCGGGCAAAACTGGGCAACTTCGGCGATGTCGCGCCGGTCGGAAGCGGCATCAGTGAGATGCGGATTTTTGTCGGGCAGGGCTACCGCCTATATTACGTGATTCGTGAAGGTCGGATAATCCTCCTGCTCTGCGGCGGCAATAAATCGACCCAGGAAAGGGATATAAAAAAGGCAAAAGAGATGCTTAAACAATCGGGGGAACAATTATGA
- a CDS encoding type II toxin-antitoxin system RelE/ParE family toxin yields the protein MIQSFKNKAAKDIFNGKSTKAARNTCPENLWKITSRKLDQLDSAALLDELRVPPGNRLEALAGDRKGQHSIRINKQFRICFKWTENGPTDVEITDYH from the coding sequence ATGATACAGTCTTTTAAAAACAAAGCCGCCAAGGATATCTTCAACGGAAAATCAACCAAGGCCGCACGAAACACCTGCCCGGAAAACCTATGGAAAATTACGTCCAGAAAACTTGACCAATTGGATTCCGCAGCACTGCTTGATGAATTGCGGGTGCCACCGGGTAACAGACTTGAAGCTCTGGCCGGGGATCGAAAAGGGCAGCACAGTATCCGCATTAATAAACAATTTCGCATCTGCTTCAAGTGGACAGAAAACGGCCCGACAGATGTTGAAATCACCGATTACCATTAA
- a CDS encoding type II toxin-antitoxin system VapC family toxin, producing MNGILIDTNIYSEAMRGNQEVVAALRRVPHIGFSSISVGELLSGFKSGNREEKNRQELSVFLNSPRVTVYAVDENTAEHYSSVLCSLRKKGTPIPTNDIWIASVALQHGLPIYTMDKHFNQVEGLKLFQYP from the coding sequence GTGAACGGCATACTGATCGACACCAATATTTACTCGGAAGCCATGCGGGGAAATCAGGAGGTTGTTGCCGCCCTGCGCAGGGTTCCGCATATCGGTTTTTCCTCAATATCGGTCGGCGAGTTGCTTTCCGGTTTCAAGTCTGGAAACAGGGAGGAGAAGAACCGGCAGGAGCTGTCTGTTTTTCTCAATTCACCACGAGTGACGGTGTATGCTGTGGATGAGAATACAGCCGAGCATTACAGCTCTGTGCTGTGCAGTCTCAGGAAAAAAGGTACGCCGATTCCGACCAATGATATTTGGATTGCTTCGGTTGCCCTCCAACATGGTTTGCCGATTTACACAATGGATAAACATTTCAATCAGGTTGAAGGGTTGAAACTTTTTCAATACCCTTGA
- a CDS encoding addiction module protein: MESIFNLSPSEKLQLVEDLWDDLAAEPSDVPIHEWQVRELNRRRENLLNNPATSLTWEDIKARVRGHRGR; encoded by the coding sequence ATGGAATCCATTTTTAACCTGAGTCCATCGGAAAAACTTCAGCTTGTGGAAGATCTCTGGGATGATCTTGCCGCTGAACCATCTGATGTGCCGATCCATGAATGGCAGGTCAGAGAACTGAACCGCCGCCGGGAAAATTTGCTGAACAACCCAGCCACCTCTCTTACATGGGAGGATATAAAGGCGCGGGTCAGGGGACATCGTGGCCGTTGA
- a CDS encoding type II toxin-antitoxin system VapC family toxin — MIYLLEGDFSRRERIAEYLLRSDDAPNRIAFSDLTRMECLIHPVREGNTQLRSAYEEFFNGPCSDYIPLTSEIFDKATELRAEYSLKTPDAINLAAALVSGCDVFLTNDLRLNRVDVEISLEVLPF, encoded by the coding sequence ATTATTTATTTGCTGGAAGGTGATTTCAGTCGGAGAGAGCGAATTGCGGAATATCTGTTGCGTTCTGATGATGCACCGAACAGGATCGCTTTCTCTGATCTGACCCGCATGGAATGCCTGATTCATCCTGTTCGTGAAGGGAATACGCAGTTGCGTTCTGCTTATGAGGAGTTTTTCAACGGCCCTTGCTCTGATTATATTCCGTTGACTTCCGAGATATTTGACAAGGCGACAGAGCTTCGTGCTGAATATAGCCTCAAAACACCGGATGCAATTAATCTTGCCGCAGCACTGGTCAGTGGATGTGATGTATTTCTGACCAATGATCTTCGCCTGAACAGAGTTGATGTCGAAATTTCCCTTGAAGTGCTTCCATTCTGA
- a CDS encoding type II toxin-antitoxin system RelE/ParE family toxin yields MIKSFACRDTEKLFNDRRVRRFQAFERQARKRLMVLHAAPDLEALMLNPGNRFHALQGDRKGQYAIRVNNQWRVCFEWHEGNAYRVEIVDYH; encoded by the coding sequence ATGATTAAATCATTTGCCTGCCGAGATACGGAAAAACTGTTCAACGACCGTCGTGTCCGCCGTTTTCAAGCCTTTGAACGGCAGGCAAGAAAACGACTTATGGTTCTTCATGCCGCACCGGATCTTGAAGCCCTGATGCTCAACCCCGGCAACAGATTCCATGCCTTGCAGGGTGACAGAAAAGGGCAATACGCCATCAGGGTGAACAATCAGTGGCGCGTTTGTTTCGAGTGGCATGAAGGCAATGCGTACCGCGTTGAAATTGTCGATTATCATTGA
- a CDS encoding addiction module protein, giving the protein MNTESIFDLSPSEKLQLVEDLWDDLAAEPSDVPIHEWQAQELNRRRENLLKNPASSLTWEDIKARVRGHYGR; this is encoded by the coding sequence ATGAACACGGAATCCATTTTCGACCTGAGTCCGTCGGAAAAACTTCAGCTTGTGGAGGATCTCTGGGATGATCTCGCCGCTGAACCATCCGACGTGCCGATCCATGAATGGCAGGCTCAGGAACTGAACCGCCGCCGGGAAAATTTGCTGAAGAACCCAGCCTCCTCTCTTACATGGGAGGATATAAAGGCGCGGGTCAGGGGACATTATGGCCGTTGA
- a CDS encoding putative addiction module antidote protein — translation MTLATKPYNPFDYLETKEEINEYLNNAYMDDDPRVFLVALGYLARKQGMSEVARKAGLNRESLYKALAGEGNPRFSTVSRVIKALGCRLAVA, via the coding sequence ATGACTCTTGCAACCAAACCCTACAACCCGTTCGATTATCTGGAAACAAAGGAAGAAATCAACGAGTATTTGAACAACGCCTACATGGATGACGATCCCAGAGTATTTCTTGTTGCTCTGGGGTATCTGGCCAGAAAACAGGGAATGAGCGAGGTGGCCAGAAAGGCGGGGCTGAATCGTGAGAGCCTCTACAAGGCCCTTGCCGGAGAAGGCAATCCGAGATTTTCCACGGTCAGCAGGGTCATCAAGGCACTCGGCTGCCGACTGGCTGTTGCGTGA